A single Ignavibacteriales bacterium DNA region contains:
- a CDS encoding PP2C family protein-serine/threonine phosphatase, whose amino-acid sequence MQVSVQEILKSIRAQILFAGILGLLILQFLPLDRSAFFVILLSDVLILILGYAFTLNILIILKRMSKKPIELVQYILFLSVALFVLLFLEGKLVSGSGLKSIENLQSSGLVLRSIHFTSGILLLFASGTWFVMQSELFFLKQRRNLKTYYQAMLVFILLSALTAVLNLPQFDDYQFIHIALFVNTIILITINSFRIAWIAFLDKAEKKRLLLLSVGIIVLSVINLVRLSADEHQLLEQFSPSVYLFGMLISIYGIVYFGFLFFTTLFHLPTAEAFDRKTKEISSMQYFSRLINQALDPGELSETASELALTVCGADAAWLITGEQLHSVPVAPKNIRRNSAGWLTTQIMNRYGTRPAGTLFYHPTVTSSDESVEEKFQFVAVRPLKSHSRINGYLFTARKANLPYDSEEISAFDTFSDYLSIALENSHLLSESIEKERLERELDVAREIQKKLIPAVLPSLDSMELSALFIPAFEVGGDYYDFFELGGGNTGFVIADVSGKGISAAFIMAETRGIFASLSRMTDSPKNLMIMTNQILRRSLDRKHFVTAVFGSICHQRNEIKIVRAGHLPVLRLREGLVEEITPGGIGLGLHFGELFSSSLEEITLELKEDDVFIFFTDGITEAKNGNMEDFGMDALKDIIKNNQKLPAEDLAKKIIHEVTLFSESGTQHDDITLMILRWRKNLLSETTHHGGI is encoded by the coding sequence ATGCAGGTGAGTGTACAGGAGATACTTAAAAGTATCCGGGCTCAGATTCTGTTCGCGGGAATCCTTGGACTGCTGATACTGCAGTTCCTGCCCCTGGACAGAAGTGCGTTCTTTGTCATTTTGTTGAGTGATGTGCTGATACTCATTCTCGGGTATGCATTCACGCTGAATATTCTGATTATTCTGAAAAGAATGAGCAAGAAGCCGATCGAATTGGTTCAGTACATTCTGTTTCTTTCGGTTGCACTCTTTGTTCTGCTCTTTCTGGAAGGGAAACTTGTTTCAGGAAGCGGATTAAAGAGTATTGAGAACCTGCAGTCTTCGGGACTGGTTTTACGCTCGATCCATTTCACTTCAGGCATTCTTCTATTGTTTGCTTCCGGTACCTGGTTTGTAATGCAGAGTGAGCTTTTCTTTCTGAAGCAAAGGAGAAATCTAAAAACCTATTATCAGGCAATGCTGGTTTTTATATTGCTCTCCGCCCTGACCGCAGTGCTGAATCTTCCTCAGTTTGATGACTACCAGTTTATCCATATTGCACTCTTTGTTAATACGATAATCCTTATAACCATTAACTCATTCCGGATTGCCTGGATTGCATTTCTGGACAAAGCGGAAAAGAAGCGGTTACTGCTGCTTTCCGTCGGGATAATTGTTTTAAGTGTAATAAACCTTGTCCGGCTTTCTGCGGACGAACATCAGCTGCTTGAACAGTTTTCTCCTTCGGTTTATCTGTTCGGAATGCTTATCAGTATATATGGCATTGTCTATTTCGGCTTTCTCTTTTTCACGACTCTTTTCCATCTTCCTACCGCGGAAGCATTTGACAGGAAGACCAAAGAGATTTCATCAATGCAATATTTCAGCCGGCTGATAAATCAGGCGCTTGATCCGGGAGAACTTTCTGAGACAGCATCGGAACTTGCACTCACAGTCTGCGGTGCGGATGCTGCATGGCTGATTACCGGTGAGCAGTTACATTCAGTACCTGTTGCTCCTAAGAATATCCGCAGAAACAGTGCCGGCTGGCTCACAACGCAGATTATGAACCGGTACGGAACCCGGCCGGCCGGAACACTTTTTTATCATCCGACGGTTACCAGCAGTGATGAATCGGTGGAAGAGAAGTTCCAGTTTGTCGCAGTAAGACCGCTTAAATCCCATTCCCGGATTAACGGTTATCTGTTTACGGCAAGGAAAGCAAATCTCCCTTATGACAGTGAGGAGATTTCGGCATTTGATACGTTCAGTGATTATCTATCTATAGCACTTGAAAATTCGCACCTGCTTTCAGAGTCAATAGAAAAGGAACGGCTTGAACGCGAGCTTGATGTGGCAAGAGAGATTCAGAAAAAACTGATACCGGCTGTGCTGCCATCGCTGGATTCAATGGAACTCTCGGCGTTGTTCATCCCCGCCTTTGAAGTTGGCGGTGATTATTATGATTTTTTTGAACTTGGAGGCGGCAATACCGGTTTTGTTATCGCGGATGTTTCAGGCAAAGGCATCAGTGCGGCATTTATCATGGCGGAGACCAGAGGAATTTTTGCATCGCTGAGCAGAATGACTGATTCACCGAAAAATCTGATGATTATGACTAATCAGATACTTCGCCGGTCTTTGGACAGGAAGCACTTTGTAACCGCTGTCTTTGGAAGTATTTGTCATCAGCGGAATGAAATAAAAATTGTAAGAGCAGGGCATCTTCCCGTGCTCAGACTGAGAGAAGGTCTGGTTGAAGAAATTACTCCCGGCGGCATCGGACTCGGTCTTCATTTCGGTGAACTATTCAGCTCATCACTGGAAGAGATTACACTTGAGCTGAAAGAAGATGATGTGTTTATTTTCTTTACCGACGGAATAACCGAGGCAAAGAATGGAAACATGGAAGATTTCGGCATGGATGCCTTGAAAGACATTATAAAAAATAATCAGAAACTTCCGGCGGAAGATCTGGCGAAAAAAATCATTCATGAAGTAACGCTCTTTTCTGAAAGCGGCACACAGCATGATGATATTACGCTGATGATCCTGCGCTGGAGAAAAAATTTATTATCGGAGACAACACACCATGGCGGAATTTAA